A window of Branchiostoma floridae strain S238N-H82 chromosome 9, Bfl_VNyyK, whole genome shotgun sequence genomic DNA:
AACGAATTCACGAAAGAAAAAGGTCCCAAATAAAGTTACTGACACATTTCACTCAGCGTCAAAAGCTTTGATGACTTCCCCCAATCAATTCTACCGTTTTCCTGCATACCAAGGCTTCACGTTGGAATTACTGCAATCAAACTCTCGAAACTCTAGAACTCTCAGTACAGTGCTTCCATGTTCTCTGAGTAGAGAAGTACCACACAAGTCTATTTcatataacaaacaaaaaaggagaACTGTTACAGTTCTGGTGCACCTTTATCTCATGTTCCTGGCCGCCACCACCGTCGTCATCATCACCGTCTCCGtcatcttctttcttttcaagtTCAGCTGTGACACAATGTAAAACGAAATACAATCCGAATAATTGGTAATAAGCTATATGCACTCANNNNNNNNNNNNNNNNNNNNNNNNNNNNNNNNNNNNNNNNNNNNNNNNNNNNNNNNNNNNNNNNNNNNNNNNNNNNNNNNNNNNNNNNNNNNNNNNNNNNNNNNNNNNNNNNNNNNNNNNNNNNNNNNNNNNNNNNNNNNNNNNNNNNNNNNNNNNNNNNNNNNNNNNNNNNNNNNNNNNNNNNNNNNNNNNNNNNNNNNNNNNNNNNNNNNNNNNNNNNNNNNNNNNNNNNNNNNNNNNNNNNNNNNNNNNNNNNNNNNNNNNNNNNNNNNNNNNNNNNNNNNNNNNNNNNNNNNNNNNNNNNNNNNNNNNNNNNNNNNNNNNNNNNNNNNNNNNNNNNNNNGAGTCAAACGATTCAAAGCTTCATTATATTACACTGTTCTGCCTTACCTGTTCCAAATATCTTATCAACCGTGTCCTCTGCCACCTCTTTTTCCACTTCTGCCGTGACCTCAGCCTCCTGTTGCACACTATGCGCCAGGATGTCCGGTCCCATGTTCTCCATACCGCCCAGTTGTTTTATTGTGTCGGTCAGTTTTCCTGCATCGAAGCTCCCTCCTGATGCTGTACATAGTGAGATAGAAGAAACATTTGGTATCACATACATCATTGTTAGAGCCAACGTTGCACTGATAACGGCatgcagttcagttcagttcatccactGTGTCTGAGAGGTGACGCCAGGATTTCCACAAATATTTGACAGTCAGACGTATATATCGATCTCCAGTTCgccaaagtttaaaattgtcaTAGAATGAAGCTTATTTTCCCTGCAAATCCACCACGTGATGTTCCATGGGGCTGGGTGACCTGTTAACATCGGTCTGTCCCAAATTGTGGCCCGACCGAAAATGTCTTCATAGACCTCCCAGACTCGTGATGAGGGCTATTTTTCCTGCTTTGTGACGACAGCTTAAATGACTGCAAGATCGTCCTTATGAATACACAATTGCAGATGCCACATCCTCTCATACCAATATGTGACGAGCGTTTGAGCTGGTTGACACCCTAATTGGTTAATTTATTCCATGTTTACCTAGTATACCCTtttgactttctggtggagatgagtttttgagattgaaacaaaataagTAATTTTACAATGTCTTGTTTCAGGGATTTTTATGCAATGTGCCGTTGGAGCGAATCAACTGTGGTGTCAGCCCTTGACATATACAGGTGCCTGGCCTGACATAATTAAGAGTATGCTGATGCTGATAACAGAGTGTTCCTAGGTCAGTAAGAGACATAGTACTGTGTACCAAACCAGTAACAAGGTAAGAAGACTTACATAAAAGGTTCCCAGCAAGATTCGCAATGGCCGGGAGGAAGCGTTTGTCCTTGACGTAAGCAGGGGCgtcttcagcagctgctgctttAAGGGCATCTTCGAGTTCAGAATGCAATGCTGGAGTAGAGAATGGAGTGAAGAAACATTATCATGAACATTAAGATGAAAATCTGGTTTCTATAAATTATCGCGTTTGTACATATTGGTATCCATTCCCTTGTCATCGAAAAGTCAAGTGCACATTGTTGACATAAAGTCGCCTTATCGGATTTGGAAGGAAGTTAATACATAACATTGTACATCTTGTGCAATATCGCAAGGTATCGATGGAATACATGAGAGCTTTTGATTGAATCTGAAAAGAAAACCGTGTTTGACACGTTTTACCCATATCATGATTATATACACACTTTATAAGCCACTTAGTTCATCAATCTACTAGTAccaagtatacatgtattgtttatggTTTGCGTACATTTACACGCAGTAAGATAGACCGTGGGTAAGACATCAAAGTTAACCGCCATATAGAAAACACGTCTTGACATATATCTAGCATTACAATAGACTGTTTACAAGCTACAGTTCATCGTTGATGTCGCGCATGTGTAGTTCGAACGACTAACCGGCTTATTTTAACTGCCGTTTGTAACATCATTGACGCCTGGTCATGATTGGTGTCATTATGATCAATCAACCAGATTGTAAGGAGTCATGCACTTACGTAGGGACCTTTTGATGACGCGGTGTCCGGGTTCAGACAATGGGTCCTTCTTTGACGCAGTCAGGATGAGGTACGCGGAGACGGCCAAGATCATCACCAAGGGTACTCCCACACCCACTGCCCTCCTCATGTTGGACATCTAATGCATAAAAGACATAAAGTCACCATTATTGTTTATTACCAATATCCACACGAGCTAAAAGCGCAACAAAAGAAACATGTGTAAAACAGCAGTCTCTCATCTTTTCTCAAAATGTGCCAAAGAATAGCGAAGTAAAACATCATACCCATGTTTAAAAGAGTCAATATATTTAGTTCTTTGGACTACGCCGGCGTTGCCCCAAATCAAAacagtatttttcaaattttgattcCCATGtaacaataaagaaaaatattctcATTCTAAATTGACTCTTTCCCTATCTCCAATACGGAATTAAAGCTATCCCCATATCAATTCTTTGAACTTTCGCATGATGGTGTAAAAAGCCAAATTATGAGGATAAGGCACATCACCCCGTGGTCATAGGGAATTGACCCGATGTTGGGCACAGGAGCCCACAATGTACATTTGGAAATAAGTCGACCCACTTCCTCCCAAATAAATCAATTTTAAGAGGCGTATGTAAATGTGTGGTCAAAGTCCTGAGGGCATACATATCCGTGGCACACCTAACTTGAATTTCATCGATCAGGTCATTGGGGACATGCAATACCGGGGCACtggttagcctccatagcaggctttctggggcctttttttttggctcataatacacttttgctggccatttctatttgtactcggtcgctgattgctggcgttttctaaTTGCAGGCTAGGCACAGGTCCTGGAGCCCAAAATGTGCGTTTTTCGCtgaaaatagcacaaaataTCCAAATAGATGTATATATGCAAAGGTGTGAATAATGTCCTGTGAACCTTTATCCTAGGTATTTCATACAAAATTCAAAGGCATTTGGTTTAAAAACTATATCATAGGAGCCCAAATTTGGTCGGAAAATGTCCAAACAAAAATAATGTGAAAGACCTAGTACATAAAGCCATAAAAGAAGTCCGGGGATATTTACACACTTTACTATTATATTGCGCAAAATATCAGGTCATTTAGCGCAAAAAGAAGGGAATATAGCTGATAGCTATGTGGGAAGCACACATTTCATCGGGAAGCAGATAACTGATGACATATATCCtcgatatttcaaaatttcagtaGTGAAGAATAGCATTTGAAGAAGAAGTAGAGAACATAACAGGGCATCAACAAGACACAAAAGGACAACACGAGAACCAGAAGGTTTAGCCTGGAGCAACTATTCACGCGCCACTGGTCAGAACACAAATTCTATGTCACTTCCCTGCCCTTTTGTCATACTTGTTGAACAACTGCGATTATGAGAGCACGTATAGTCTATCGCGATATCCATGTTTGGGAATGTCTGACTTCTATTAAACTTTTATTCTTGGTTATCAACTGTCCcccgttttttcttcttcctagAAGAGCACCGCCACCAGTGACTTATAATCCTCAGGTGGGATAAAGAGTCGCGATGGCCGGTTTGCTGTACTGGTGGTGTGCACGGGGCCCGGTATCGTCGCCAGTGTCTGTGGTGCTGGTTCACGGACGTCGCTACCGATGTTGGCGGCGGCGGTTGTGTCAGAGCGGCGTGCGGGCGGTGTAAGGACGGTCGTGGCCGACGATGGCGCCGATGATGTGGAAGCCTCGGTGTTGGCGGCACGGGTGCGCGAACGGGTATTTCTCGTTTCGTAAAGTAGACCGACGgggacccggtttggaaatgcaaCACTAGAATCAACCGTGTTGATCTAAGATAAGAAAGGGGGCGAAGCGGTGGGGAAAAACAGTCGTCTGAACAAAACGGAGCAGAAAAAACAACACTCAGCCGATCACGAGAAGTAACTACGTATACGAGGAATGAGGGAGTCAGTTGGCGGTAAAAGCGAGGGAGGTCATTTAGGGCTGGGGAACGTCCGTACAATTTGCGAGCCTACAGGAATCGTGACATTTTTTCGAGTACTGCTGTACAAGTAGCTCACCGATTGATCTAAACTAAAATGGATGGGACTACGGATTTTTTCTGCGTGGCCCTGGATGCTACATAGTTCTAATAAGGTCTTGTTTAACATACAGCGGACCCAAGACGACGACCAACAACATAGGCGAGGATTGAGGTATGATATATACTTTTTGCACGCCCCTTCCTTGCGGTACATCTAAAGGCTGCTGCCATGCATGGTAACTTCACGTAACGCAGCATTTTCTACGCGGATCGGTTTACATACGTCTTGTACTGCGTGGTAGTTCCCAAACCCGACCACTCGCTGCCGAAAAAATTATAAGTGGAGAAAGGGGGTGTTCtgactgcaaaatttcagggtGCGAAGTGGGTTTAAAATTatgttgcgccaagcaaaatgtggtttaATAATACGCAACCGGGCATTTCGCAGGCTGAAGTCTTAACATGAAAAATGCCTCCGTCGTCTTTCCTCCTTGTATTAAAGCAGACCGAGAGCAAACCGAGAAGAAGCGAACGTTGCCGAATTCACAAGTCTCCCGGCTGTTTCACACACGGTATTTTGTCACCATGCAGTCGTCTTCCAGAGCGTTCCAAATtatggaagaaaatgagcatCTCCTCGTCATTTTCCCATCAGCGCGCCGGCTTCGTAGGAAGGTAAATAGATTGGGCGTGATAATTTCTCCGCCCACCTCTCGGAAAGTCTGAATATGAAAGCGGCGTGTTAACATATTTCTGTGTTCGCAAAATTCCACGGTAGAAATTTGCGTAATGTTTCTGCCGGGATTAAATATTCCGGTCGGGATCGGACAAACGCTAACAAATCGTATGCATTAACATAACGCAAAGAAACCAAAGGTTTTGAATCATGGAGACATTCATTTTCCTGTTAAGTCCTCTCCGACCTCAAACTCGGTCGGTAGACACTTACTTGCCACAAACACGGTAAATATAAAATACATTAGAACTTATTAGAGAAGTAAACTACAACGTGTGACAAAACAGTCCCGCGATTTGAAGGAAGTGAAATCTTGGCGGAGAGGGCGTTCGGCAATGATAATAACGACGATAAAAGAAGCAACGGACAcccaatctcaagtgcatgatttgCCTCGCAAATTGCGCAAAAttgcgttttagagggtttaaaaatccaaattttcggCGCTCACCCCTCCCCccgacatacatgtatactcccGGACGCATTGATCTAAAAagctggcgggaacgctgaacAAAAGACAATCGTACCCATACTTGGGCTGATGTCTCAGTTACTTAATCAAAGCAGTTCTACACTAGTTCTCACTTTTTTTTTGGGCGAAGTGAGAACTAGAAGAAGTCAACCATACAATATTCCTACCAACATTTGTATGTTCGTAAATAATATCTTCAAAACTGAGGTGTCGACAATGTAAGGTAGTTGCTCAAACATTCATAAAAAGGTCTTTTGTATTGTCACGCAATATCAGGACGGCTGTATTGATGGAAAAGGTAAGTTTTCTGAACGAATACTTCATCAAGCGAGAGAAAATAAGCTAGACCGCAAAATGACATGGGGATACAACTTCACGTAATTACAAATTTAATTCCCGTTGTCCAAATCTCATCATATCAGGACAAACAATCTGGTCATTGCTAAACCTTCCTGTTTTCACGAGTATTATATACATGGCACAAACCACTATAGCATTTTGAAAAACTCAAATCAGAACAAGAGACAGTAGGTTACATATTCGATTATCGTagaaaaacagctaccgcgaaaaaaacgTACATCGTCACGCAGGGACgagcagacgacatgccaaattACATACAAACACGACAAAtggaacatatagatacagatgcgaacacccGTCACATCTGACAACTACAATACTTTGTCTCTGGAGGTTACCTTCGTCAAAGAGTAAAGAGGGGTACATCAGGTCCCTAAAAACTCTCGACGGGAATGACTACTTGTACATTGAAAGTAATAAGCGCGAATAGCAAGTGATTAAAACtaaatatcaaaaatataaaGCAGAATAAGAAGATGATTGACTTTTTCACTGCACATTTTGATGCTCACCTGCTGTTTACAACTTGTGTTCCAGCACGATGCGTACGTGTCACAGCGAGGAACCCTCCCAGCCGCAGAGAAACGTCTGAGGTGTGTGCGGCAAAGGCAGAAGAAATATACATATAGGAGAAGAAAGGGGCGTGCTACAGAAAAGGTCAGATTTGCTGATCAGGTAAAGATGAAATCACCAATCACATGTAAGTATGTACATGCGTTGGACGCGGTTGGTCAATTTGAATTAAGGTGTTCATCATCAtagcgttccgtgccagtactgcagccaggccacgtgTGAGTTGTNNNNNNNNNNNNNNNNNNNNNNNNNNNNNNNNNNNNNNNNNNNNNNNNNNNNNNNNNNNNNNNNNNNNNNNNNNNNNNNNNNNNNNNNNNNNNNNNNNNNNNNNNNNNNNNNNNNNNNNNNNNNNNNNNNNNNNNNNNNNNNNNNNNNNNNNNNNNNNNNNNNNNNNNNNNNNNNNNNNNNNNNNNNNNNNNNNNNNNNNNNNNNNNNNNNNNNNNNNNNNNNNNNNNNNNNNNNNNNNNNNNNNNNNNNNNNNNNNNNNNNNNNNNNNNNNNNNNNNNNNNNNNNNNNNNNNNNNNNNNNNNNNNNNNNNNNNNNNNNNNNNNNNNNNNNNNNNNNNNNNNNNNNNNNNNNNNNNNNNNNNNNNNNNNNNNNNNNNNNNNNNNNNNNNNNNNNNNNNNNNNNNNNNNNNNNNNNNNNNNNNNNNNNNNNNNNNNNNNNNNNNNNNNNNNNNNNNNNNNNNNNNNNNNNNNNNNNNNNNNNNNNNNNNNNNNNNNNNNNNNNNNNNNNNNNNNNNNNNNNNNNNNNNNNNNNNNNNNNNNNNNNNNNNNNNNNNNNNNNNNNNNNNNNNNNNNNNNNNNNNNNNNNNNNNNNNNNNNNNNNNNNNNNNNNNNNNNNNNNNNNNNNNNNNNNNNNNNNNNNNNNNNNNNNNNNNNNNNNNNNNNNNNNNNNNNNNNNNNNNNNNNNNNNNNNNNNNNNNNNNNNNNNNNNNNNNNNNNNNNNNNNNNNNNNNNNNNNNNNNNNNNNNNNNNNNNNNNNNNNNNNNNNNNNNNNNNNNNNNNNNNNNNNNNNNNNNNNNNNNNNNNNNNNNNNNNNNNNNNNNNNNNNNNNNNNNNNNNNNNNNNNNNNNNNNNNNNNNNNNNNNNNNNNNNNNNNNNNNNNNNNNNNNNNNNNNNNNNNNNNNNNNNNNNNNNNNNNNNNNNNNNNNNNNNNNNNNNNNNNNNNNNNNNNNNNNNNNNNNNNNNNNNNNNNNNNNNNNNNNNNNNNNNNNNNNNNNNNNNNNNNNNNNNNNNNNNNNNNNNNNNNNNNNNNNNNNNNNNNNNNNNNNNNNNNNNNNNNNNNNNNNNNNNNNNNNNNNNNNNNNNNNNNNNNNNNNNNNNNNNNNNNNNNNNTCGGTCCCGAGATTCCCGACATCGTACACGTAGCGGTTACACAAACACGCTGTCGATTCCAAAGAATCACACATACGAACACATGCCGAAATCACCCGAGAAAGTTTGCCGAACACAGACTTCCGAACGCTTTGGTGTTAAGAACAATAATGAATAGGTAGGAAACGCCGTTTCAAAAGCCCTTGTTTTCGGCGAAATGccgcaatgaaataaaacacgttgATACTACTTATTATCTAGGTGTTACTTACTAGCCATGTGAGATTACTTGGGACACAACACCTAATAATAAAGAAGATATGCAGCATTTTGTAAAGTCCGATTTCCGGGGAACAGCGTTACCAGCAGTACCATATCTGGCCGTTAGGGTCGCTGCTGCACAAGACGATTACATCATTCCTAGCCAATCAGACGCGAGACTCAGAAAGGTTCCCGCGAAAGTTTCAGTGTATGATTACCTTTtcacctttgccagaatggctaaggttatgtttcaggcttgtgagtctgtctgtgtgtgtgttaacagcataactcaagaagccttggatgtatgccggtgatatttggtaggtggataggggtcgggaaaacgaaggtcatgttcgataatgggccccccaagcggcttgctaaggtactgcagcagaacctcaatttttgatatctcgtgttctgggcatgctgtggttatgatgcATGCCATCTCTCAACGTCAGCCCAAAAACATGATTCAAAATCAAACCTTGGATGAACCATATAATAAGTCGTTTAAGAgttccaggagttagaaaggGCGGACCtgaattgtacttttttttaaatttccattCTCCAACTTTATTGTAGACATATGTACTCCTATTCACAATTTCGTTATATATAACCACTCAACGATCAACTTTACACAAAAAGGTTATTGATAACTCCTTGAATAAATAAGCACAGTATTAGGCTGGACCAACAACAAAGTTGCAAGCTTACAGGGTAAGTATGTTGCCTTATGCATACAAATCAATTCAAATTTAATGGCCTGCCACTTAAACAAGCATTAATTTCCAACAATGGATAACTGCTAGTAATATGATAAATACACAGTTGAACTTAAATGCCATAGAATAGTTGATAGCCCAATCATTATAATTACTTAGAAAACTGCTTATATATAGCCCtatcaaaacattttataaCACAGTTCAAAACTATCTCAATGACATTTATACAGTACGATTTATCTTaatcacagacatacaaatCAAATGTGCTTACAAGCTTACAATTCAAGCcattaaaacatttttacagCCAGATATGAATGACGGTAGGTAAAATGACATTATTTAGACCTCTGAATCCGTATCTGATGCTGGTTCGATATGTATTGTCACTTTACACTCAGTATCAATGACTGGACAGGACTGCTTCTGAGAGGCACGTGTTTGGCATTTTCGTGTCCTGACGTTGACGCGGCTCCGGTTGTCCTGTGGAAGGATGGAGTTACAGATGTCCAGACTTTCATCAAGTCCCTCCTGAAGAAGGCGTAGGTTAGCTTGCAGCTCTTCCAGCTTCGGTTCACCTGCAGAAAACAAAGCAGAGCAATTCTGATTGacgactagttctaccacctctaAACTGTACTTCCTGTCACTGCAGCAAGTATGACCTTTTGTGGTCATCTACCCACTCACTGACTCTCTGCCACTCTACTGTCAGTTAACTACAAACACGCACCAGTccaaacacgcacacactcacatggACCAAAAACTCCGTACATGAGATTAAAACCGTTATGATTGTGACATAAATTTAGTTTCTCTAAAGCCAACAATTACCTCATACCTTTACCAAATGTTTCAAGTGACTTATTATTAATGTTTTTTCATGGccgtatgcaaataaggtcctcatttacGCTGCATACATTATATCAGCCGATCACATTCTTTACCCAAACAACACTGTACTAGTATAAAAGTCGTGTCTAGGCAAAGAAGGCTGTTGTAGCATTTCCTTATAAACTTCATGTGAAGTTAACTTATAAGTTTCTTGCAAGTTCAATGCTATCACTAGCTTGCTTCGGGTAACTTTACCTGCTTTGTCCTGATTGTTTGGTGGGCTGTGGAAACCCAACATGGCATTGAAGCTCCTCCACACGTGATCGGCAAGTTCACGGTCATGGGTGACGTCAACGTCAGCGGAAATGGCGTCACAGATGATGGTCATGAGGAAGTTCATCAGGAGGATGAAGATGCAGATCATGAATGTGGAGAAGAAGATCGGCCCGGTAATGGGGTTGGAATCCAGCATTTCATTGGCGAAAAAcctacaaaacaagaaatcataGATCTAATACGTCCgtgaaatatatatattgtgtgtgtggtgggggggggggtatttgtCTTATTCATTATTGTGATTTTTGCGCTTATTCGGTCAATGCATTTCCCTGTCTCTCAAAATAAAGCAGGCATTAGTATAGCAAGAAATTGAAGACAGGGAATACATAGCATATTCTACGACCTTTGACCTAATGTATGTGGAAACCAGTTACGTTTATACTATTGCATTGAAATAACTACAGACTGATACACAATAAAAAAAGCAGACACACAGAAATCAAAATCTTCGTACATGGAAAAAAAGCACACAGAAATTCACATATCGATACCATTCTTCAGATAATGACGTAACATAAGTACTTTTGGATTTAGTCAATTAACGACAACCTTTATGCATCATCATTTTATGCAGATACATAGATGCTTTCACAATCATATGGAAAACGTACCTGCCAAGCATCATCTCAAATAGCGCGTATGTTGTTTGGTACAGGTCCGAGTACGACTCTATGTGGCTCCCAAACACAAGGTACCCTGGaaacaaaattcaaatacaCAAGGTGCCAAAATCAAACACACGTTTCGTGCAGAATTTCGGACGTGCCAGTACAGCCACTCGTGATCAATGCTATATGTTGAATGGCCAGCAAAACATTACACGACAAATGAATGTGCAGCTTTCAATAAGATCAAGCTGTAGCACGTATTTCCTTGGTTACTAGAATAATGATCGGATCGCTCTTAAACACCCTGAATGTAAAATAGCACTGGCGATGTAACCGACATCAGCATACACGGGTATTTCAAAACATCCCTTTGCACATACCGGAGCTGATGAAGGCCGTGAAGGCAACTACAGCAACGACCAAGAACGACAAGATTTCCTCCTTCATGATGCCGGGTAGAGCCAGGAGTTTGCCGATCGTTTGACTGAAGCGGACGATGCGCAGTAAGGAGATGGTGTTGATGAAGACGGTGATACCCAAGACGTGTTTGAAACAAGCATCCCACCAAGCAGCGGTTGTCAGGTCCACAAAGTCTTGAAATCCCAGATCTCCTGTGAAACGAAAAACacaaaagatatatcaaaaccGGACGTTCTGTAGTAGTACTAtggaaagccactagggggcagGGAGTCCAATTATTTCTCAAATTTGCCATTACCCATCTAACATCTCATCAAGTTTAATacagataactttattgcacaacaattgtacgaggtacaaagtatggcatctacataactacagttctatagcttaactaactaatacaggagttgtagtatgggataagcttcttacaatcattggaagcttttacaatcagttgaggAGTTTCATTTAATATGAATATGGTTAAGGGCATAGTCTGTTaaggtttgttttttttctttatgcaCTTGTATATACAATTTGTTGCatgtcatgtatatatgtattcacGCTATATGTAATGTATGCTTTCCAGGGCCCCAATGAAATGTGGAGGCATGCCACTGAGATGGACTATCCTGGCCAAAAAAAATGTGGGTTCCGCTATATATGATGCCTagtttcaaacttgacctttgtcgCCCCGACACCTACCATCCTACAAAATTTCATGATGACCCGTcgacagcttctcgagttattcacACAAACGTCCACAGCCGTTCCACCATAGCAcgaccaaaaacaaaaccttcttggcGTAGGTAATCAATGAATcaaagaatgaataaaagaatatgacgatccgtcaacccattcttgagttatttcctttcaaagtttcaaaacaaactgCTAGGAAGGGGGcagacctacaccacttactctctgtcccaagagctatctaccactcaaaaattatgactacagcatgtccagaactcgagatatcagaCCCGTAATTTCCACTAGTACTACAGTACCAtaataagccgctagggggctcaacATCCGATCGTTTCATTAAGTAAGGTAATTAAGGCAGAAAGTGTAAAAGCTGGACAAACCATTGCTCCTGGCCACCAAGGCGAGTGTATCAGCAGCCACGGCGTACCGCTTGATGAAGACGGAGATGGTTGTTGCCGTACAGATGAGGCTGAACCATCCAACAGCATTCCACGGAGAAGTAAAATACACCCACCCTGTATCTACCACTGACTTAACCTCCTTGAAGTGTATGACTAAGAAGAGAAGTGTGAATACGATGTGCAGAAACAGACTAGTGTAGTCATTAGCGCTTTCGTATTGAAACAATCGAAACAACGTGGTTTTTGCTTCTGGCATGAGACTGCCAATTTCAGACTGGTCAATGACCATGTGCACAACGCTGAACAGCTTCAAATTGGGGTTGTAGAA
This region includes:
- the LOC118423296 gene encoding polycystic kidney disease 2-like 2 protein, with the translated sequence MDWGKERSDAWMKAFILSFMGSISVVETLQIFVLGVVLAAIFSLPFLARPPAIPKDDLQLNLWNTTAPKKLLRPATVNLKSAKKKKELNKKSASTLMEFVLLLASVALLFYAAQMDKDTLAFHERQTLSIKILNDFDAIRTPDQLYSWLEEVLLPTLHPSSWYNGRKMRYLDRQFAHNTAAFRIGPVHLTQMRQHPGTMAKEKHAGRGWDVQPGNTSCISWRFLFPAPSNHPNYSSDCNNIHSLDFPLGYGTAMSFINALKDYEYLDEYTESFTIDINFYNPNLKLFSVVHMVIDQSEIGSLMPEAKTTLFRLFQYESANDYTSLFLHIVFTLLFLVIHFKEVKSVVDTGWVYFTSPWNAVGWFSLICTATTISVFIKRYAVAADTLALVARSNGDLGFQDFVDLTTAAWWDACFKHVLGITVFINTISLLRIVRFSQTIGKLLALPGIMKEEILSFLVVAVVAFTAFISSGYLVFGSHIESYSDLYQTTYALFEMMLGRFFANEMLDSNPITGPIFFSTFMICIFILLMNFLMTIICDAISADVDVTHDRELADHVWRSFNAMLGFHSPPNNQDKAGEPKLEELQANLRLLQEGLDESLDICNSILPQDNRSRVNVRTRKCQTRASQKQSCPVIDTECKVTIHIEPASDTDSEV